ATTCGGTTACCTCGGCGGGGACGACTCCTTCTTCGGCAGCAACGGCCTCAGCGGCACCACCCTCGTTCGTCACCGTCTCCTCGCCGTCGCCCTCGGGGGCATCTTCACCCTCGGCAGACTCTGCTCCCTCCGTGGCTCCCTCGCCCTCCGCCGCTTCCTCCTCGGGCGTAGGGGGCTCGGCCTCTTCGACGTCGTCTTCTTGAGGTATGTCTGGCCACCGCGTCTGCACCTGACGGGCCAGGTCGATCGCGGCTTGAACCTGACTCGGTGTAGGCTGCCAAGTAGGCCCACCACCCTGCTGTGTCTTGAAGCTCTCGAGCGCCTTCTGGAGACGCTCTTCCGCGGCGTTGTCTCCCGCAGCCATCTCGACTACGTCCACGACCGTGGATGCCGCGTTTGGGTCGGCTCCTGCGTCGAGCAAGACCTTGATTACGTCGACCCGGTTCATTGCCGCGGCGAAAGTCAGCGGCGTCTGTCCCCACGCGCTTTCCGTGACGTCCACGTCCGCGCCGTGCTCGATGAGCTTCGACACGATCCGCACGTCCCCTGCACGGGCCGCGAGATGAAGCGGAGTCGTCCCGCTGTTCGTGGAGACGGCCTGCGGATCGCTTCCCGCCTTGAGGAGCACCTCGACCACGTCGGCTTTGCCCTCTCGGGTCGCGACATGGAGCGGGGTGTAGCTGCCGATCCGTGTGCCCGCGTCCAGCCTGGAGCCCGCATAGATGAGGATCTGCGCCAGCTCGGCGTCGCCGAGGCGGGCTGCCCAGTGCAGGGCCGTCATCCCATCGCCCTGGGCCTCGTTCACATCTGCTCCACTCCGGAGCAGGGAGCGGACTGCCTCGACATTGCCGCGCATGGCGGCGTCGGCGACAGGTGCGTCTGCCACTGGCGTTTCAGCGGGATTCACGGCCCCGAGTAATACCACGGCGAACAGTGCAGACATCGCCTTCGAGAAGCCTCGTTGTCTCATCGTTCTCTCGATCCCTATCTCATTCGTTTCTGGGTCACACGCTGGTGGCTATAGCAGGAACTCACCCGTGCTGTCTCCGAAGCTGTCGAGGTCGGTGTGTCCGAGCCTGTGCATCAGCGTGAGGAAGACGTTGGCCATCGGGGTTCCGTCTGGCGCTTTATAGTGTGCGCCTCCATCCAGCACGCCGTTGCCGCCGCCCAGTAGGACCAAGGGGCAGCGGCGGTGATTGTGGAGGTTCGCGTCTCCCATGGGGGAGCCCCACATGACGACCGTGTTGTCGAGCAGGCTTGATTCGCCGTCACTCGTCTCTTGGAGCCGTTGAATGAAGTACGCGAGCTGGCTCACTCGGTATTGGGAGATCTTGTTGAATTCGAGGATGTTCTCCTCTCGTCCCCCGTGGTGAGACGAGGGATGGAAGCCGCGCTCGGATCCGCTTTCAGGGAAGGTCCGGTTCGATGCGTCACGGCCCGTCTTGAACGATGTCACCCTGGTGATGTCGGTCTCGAACGCCAACACCTGCAGGTCGAATAGGAGCTGCATGTGCTCGCTGTACGAATCCGGAATTCCGGGCGGGGCGCCGGGCAACTCCCTGGGATCACCCGAGCTGTTCTGAGCCTCGACCATTTGAATCCTCCGCTCGACCTCCCGAACACTGCCGAGGTAGCGATCGATTTTCTGCCGATCCAACGCGCCCACGTCACGTTTGAGGTGCGCGACCTCACTGGCGACCCAGTCCAGAATGCTGCTGTGCGAGCGCCTACGCAGCGCTCGTTCCTCTTCGGTGCCGCCCGCCCCGAACAGTAGGTCGAACGCGGCCCGAGGACTGCGGATCATCGGGAGCGGCGCAGATGGCGACGCCCAGCTGATCGAGTCCGTGTACGAGCACGAGTAGTTGTAGTCGCAGCCGCCGCCTTTGTCCGTGGGCTCGATGCACAGTTGGAGGGACGGAAGCACCGTCTCTTGGCCGAAGCGCCGCGCGTGAAGCTGGTCGAGCGAGGTCCCGACCATCAGATCGGACCCCTGTGTCTGCTTTGGGTGTGACTGTGTGAGGAACACCGCGCTCGACCGGAAGTGGTCGCCGCCGATTTCCCCCGGGGAGAAGGCCTCGGCCATCCTCACATCGGTGTTGCTGATGATCGTCAGATCGTCCTGATACGGTTCGAGTGACGCCAGCACGTTCCCGGGCAGTAAGTCGAAGTCGCGCCCGACGGTCTCGGGGGCGAAGAGATGCTGAGACGCGCCCCACTCGTTGCAGCCGGGCACACCGTGAACCTCCTCGATGCAGACGAGCCGTTTTGGACCCTCGGCGGCCTTCGCCCGCCCGCGCCCGGCGGGTGTCATGGCGTCCAGCATGGGGAGCCCGACTACGGCGCCCATCCCCTTGAGGAACGACCGGCGCTCGATGTGCTTGCCGGTAAGAAAGTGCATTCGTGAATTCTCCTAGTCGTTCGGCTCGGTCGAGACCGCCTGCTTCAATCGGAAGGCATCGCTTCGCACGACGCCCAGCACGAAGGACGACAACCGGTAGTCCTCGGCTTCTGCCTGCCTCGTGATCGCCCGCACGCTCGGCTGATCCTCGACCTCGAGACGTCGTCCGAGCGCATACGTCATGAGGTTGCCGGTGAATTGGCGCACTAGCGGAATTGGTCGCGTCAAAAGTACGTCGACCAGCTCCGTTGCGCTCGCGATTTCTGTCCCGTCGTAAAACGTGCCACGGGTGTCGAGAGGCATGCCGTTCTCACGAATCCGCCATTTGCCGGTCACGTCGAAGTTGTCGAGCGCGAGCCCGATGGGGTCTATGAGGTTGTGACACGATGCGCACGTCGGGTTCTTCCGATGCGCTTGCATCCGCTCACTGGTCGTCAGGATTCGCACTCCGGCGGTGCCGCTCGTCTCTTCGAGGTCGGGAACGCCGGGGGGTGGGGGTGGAGGCGGGACGCCCAGGAGGACCTCCATCACCCACTTTCCCCGAAGGACCGGTGACGTGCGGTTCCCGAGCGAGGTCTGAACCAAGATGCTTCCGTGCCCCAGGACACCGCGGCGGGTCGCGTCCGGATATTGAACCCGTACGAAGTCGTCACCGATGACACCCGGGATCTGGTAGTGAGTCGCGAGGCGTTCGTTGACGAACGTGTAGTCCGCACTGAACAGCTCGAGCAGGCTCCGGTCTTCGCGCACGAGGTAGTCGAAGAAGAGCTCCGTCTCCCGCGTCATGTCGTTCGCGAGTTGCCGACTGTAGTTCGGGAACCAGAACGAGTCCGGCTGGACCTTGTCGAGGTCCTGGAGCCGGAGCCACAGGCGGGCGAAGCGGGTCGAAAGCGAGCTCGAGCGGGGGTCCGCGAGCATGCGCCGCGTCTCGCGCTCCAACACTGCAACGTCCGACAGTTGCCCGCTCCTGGCCGCCTGAAGCAACTGCTCGTCGGGCCCGGTGCCCCACAGGAAGAAGGAGAGACGTGATGCCAGATCGACGTCGGCGACTGGAAAGACGTCGCCTGCGTCGGCATTACGAGGCTCGGACTCGATGCGGAAGAGGAAGTGCGGGCTCACCAGCATCGCCTCGATGACGGTCCGGATACCGAGTTCGAATCCGCCGTCCTCGGCCCCCTGCTCGTAGAAGTCGAGAAGGGCGTCGATATCTCGGGGCTCGAGTTCCCGCCGGTATGCCTGAGTCGCCAGCGTCGTCACGATACGCTCGGCGCAGGGACGTTCCTCGTCTCGCGACGTAGGTCTGCACGAGAAGATCCTCGTCCGCGTGGGCGTTTCCGAGACCCCGCGTGGCTCATAAGGGCCATCGACGGTCACGTGCATGATGTGGGGGAGTGAGGTCGTGCCGTAGCTTGCCTCGGTCCCGGTCAAGGACCAGTCGTTCGGCCGGATCAGGTCCTCGTACGGGCCGTCCATCTGGCGGATGAAGGCCGCCGTGATCCGGTGCTGTCCCGCCCCCACGAAGATGGAGTCTGTCTCCATCGGGTAGCCGAGCCGGCCCTGAAAGTCGATGAGTCGGCTGGTGCTGGCGGAGTACCGGAGTAGAGCCACTCGCGCCCCGTCCACCGAAACGTCGATGTCGTGGAAGCGCTCCCCCCAACCCGACATGAATCCCAGTGTGAAGACGTACTTCCCGTCGGCCGGAAACGAGTGGATAGCCGTGACGCCACCGCGCGTCCCGTAGGGGGCGCCTTCAAGGGTCTCCCATTCGTGTTGCGATACCGAGGGGTCGTTGGAGTAGATCCGCGATGAAGGTGCGGCGTCTGCCTGCCCGACGGCCTGCCGCGCGACCTCCGATGCCGCGGTCAGGTACGCGTCCATCAAGGTGGGTGAGATCACCTGAGCGTCCGCGACGTTGTCGAAGCTGGCGCTGATCTGGTCGGCGGGGAGCCAGTCCGATGCGTCGACGGTCAGGCCCAGAATCTCGTAGACGAGTCGCTCGTATTCGACTCGATTGACGCGTTGGAACGGTCGGTTGCCCGGCCGGGGTGTCGAGCCCGCCGCGTCGTCGATGATCTCTTCGAGCGTCTCGGCCAGCGTCACGAGCGTGTCCGCCTCCGGGCGCGCCGCGCCCGGAGGCGGCATCATGCCAGCACGGAGCTTCCGGATCATCCGCTCTGCGACGGTCGCGCGCGTCGCCGCGTCCTCGACGTCGAAGTCTTCTAGAGAGAGGTCGCCGCGGAGCCGCTTCTCGTTATGGCAGCGGACGCAGTATTGCCCGATCACCTCGGTCAAAGCCGTGGTGGACAAGGGAAGGGCGTGAGGCGCGGGAAGCGCCGCAGCCGACATGGGAAGGGCCGCACGAGAGGAGGTCGA
The Longimicrobiales bacterium genome window above contains:
- a CDS encoding DUF1592 domain-containing protein — its product is MKQAAAAAIVGSLLALSSQAPDSARLVSFESASGPAALSTSSRAALPMSAAALPAPHALPLSTTALTEVIGQYCVRCHNEKRLRGDLSLEDFDVEDAATRATVAERMIRKLRAGMMPPPGAARPEADTLVTLAETLEEIIDDAAGSTPRPGNRPFQRVNRVEYERLVYEILGLTVDASDWLPADQISASFDNVADAQVISPTLMDAYLTAASEVARQAVGQADAAPSSRIYSNDPSVSQHEWETLEGAPYGTRGGVTAIHSFPADGKYVFTLGFMSGWGERFHDIDVSVDGARVALLRYSASTSRLIDFQGRLGYPMETDSIFVGAGQHRITAAFIRQMDGPYEDLIRPNDWSLTGTEASYGTTSLPHIMHVTVDGPYEPRGVSETPTRTRIFSCRPTSRDEERPCAERIVTTLATQAYRRELEPRDIDALLDFYEQGAEDGGFELGIRTVIEAMLVSPHFLFRIESEPRNADAGDVFPVADVDLASRLSFFLWGTGPDEQLLQAARSGQLSDVAVLERETRRMLADPRSSSLSTRFARLWLRLQDLDKVQPDSFWFPNYSRQLANDMTRETELFFDYLVREDRSLLELFSADYTFVNERLATHYQIPGVIGDDFVRVQYPDATRRGVLGHGSILVQTSLGNRTSPVLRGKWVMEVLLGVPPPPPPPGVPDLEETSGTAGVRILTTSERMQAHRKNPTCASCHNLIDPIGLALDNFDVTGKWRIRENGMPLDTRGTFYDGTEIASATELVDVLLTRPIPLVRQFTGNLMTYALGRRLEVEDQPSVRAITRQAEAEDYRLSSFVLGVVRSDAFRLKQAVSTEPND
- a CDS encoding ankyrin repeat domain-containing protein codes for the protein MRQRGFSKAMSALFAVVLLGAVNPAETPVADAPVADAAMRGNVEAVRSLLRSGADVNEAQGDGMTALHWAARLGDAELAQILIYAGSRLDAGTRIGSYTPLHVATREGKADVVEVLLKAGSDPQAVSTNSGTTPLHLAARAGDVRIVSKLIEHGADVDVTESAWGQTPLTFAAAMNRVDVIKVLLDAGADPNAASTVVDVVEMAAGDNAAEERLQKALESFKTQQGGGPTWQPTPSQVQAAIDLARQVQTRWPDIPQEDDVEEAEPPTPEEEAAEGEGATEGAESAEGEDAPEGDGEETVTNEGGAAEAVAAEEGVVPAEVTE
- a CDS encoding DUF1552 domain-containing protein: MHFLTGKHIERRSFLKGMGAVVGLPMLDAMTPAGRGRAKAAEGPKRLVCIEEVHGVPGCNEWGASQHLFAPETVGRDFDLLPGNVLASLEPYQDDLTIISNTDVRMAEAFSPGEIGGDHFRSSAVFLTQSHPKQTQGSDLMVGTSLDQLHARRFGQETVLPSLQLCIEPTDKGGGCDYNYSCSYTDSISWASPSAPLPMIRSPRAAFDLLFGAGGTEEERALRRRSHSSILDWVASEVAHLKRDVGALDRQKIDRYLGSVREVERRIQMVEAQNSSGDPRELPGAPPGIPDSYSEHMQLLFDLQVLAFETDITRVTSFKTGRDASNRTFPESGSERGFHPSSHHGGREENILEFNKISQYRVSQLAYFIQRLQETSDGESSLLDNTVVMWGSPMGDANLHNHRRCPLVLLGGGNGVLDGGAHYKAPDGTPMANVFLTLMHRLGHTDLDSFGDSTGEFLL